Within the Montipora foliosa isolate CH-2021 chromosome 11, ASM3666993v2, whole genome shotgun sequence genome, the region TACGGCTTTTGTGATCTTGTTGTTTGCTTGTCCAAGGTTTCCTTAACTAAGGTGGTTTATCGTTTTTGTCTGGGATATTGTGTATAGAGTAATGAAAGTTTGACTCTCGTTTTCAGTTATTGAGCTCTTGTGGATTGCAATTCTCGGCTTTCCTTTACTTGATGAGCCGAAACAACAAGGAAAAAACCCGTAGGATTAGTTTCCTGGTTTGGAAACGTCAAGATAGTTACTGTGACGTCATTTGAAGGTCgtaagagaggatgaggtaataGAACAGATCCTCCATACATGGGCCTCTTTCAATGAGCGTTTTTTgaaaatctaattttagctacgcagctatttttagagaggcacctgacTGGTCAGTTGTGGTGACGTAATTGAATTTTAAAGAAGCTCAGCATGGATTGGcaacgagaacttaaaataactttgcgcaactaaaaatagatttttaaaaaactatgatggggCGTGGGGATCCGTTCTTTTACGAGAGAAGACCGACTCTCCAAAATTACGTTGATAGTTTACTGTATTAAGTGAAAGAAGTTCATCTTAGGGATCTCATTCGGTCCGCACTTTTGGGTAGGACCAGGGTCCTTCTTTCTTGGAAGAccaaattatttttagcttttagTGAGAAGTCGTATTAAGGTCCCTGTTGACTTGTGAAGCGCTTTCGTACGTTGTTCATTCGCCCTGTGATAAGTCGCTAGCCCAGCACGAATGCTCTCTCACCAAAGAGTTTCTGAGCAGGCTACAACAGCTTGGTAGTTTTAACAGTACTTAGGCAAGTGTGATGTTGAGGAGAACGAGAGCGTCACGTACCAAAAATAGTTTCAAGAGCAAAAATCACCATTATTGTAAACGTACCTTTTTGAAGCCGTTTTCTGCCTATTTAACAAAGGTGTAAAATGATCAACAGTTCAGGCGAAACCGGCCCTAAATCATCGAGAAATTCAAGGGATTACTAGGTAAATTTCAGTTTAGATTACGTCCTAGTAAGTTACCGTGCTCTTCCTACACagttaaacaatttttttgttgtttcaagTCTTGCGTCCATTGCAGAAATAGGCAGTTTATCCTTGTCAGACGAAATTAAACGAAAAGAGATACCAGCTCTATTCCGCTCACAAGTAGCTATCAATTGAACACATTGAGCAATCATTTTCAAGTCTCGAGAATTAGGCTGGTAACAAACGCGTGTTAACGTCTTCAAGCTCTCTAATCAAACGTGTAACTGGGTCGTGGCTTTTCGGATTTTTTTAGTGGGATGTATGAGTGATCATCGTGATTCCATCTGTTGTCAGtctttcttaaaaaagaaataaattatacGTGTTTAAGTAAACCTCAGCTGGAAGTTTCAAACATTTTTGTTCAACATTGTGCTGGAAAAACATGTTTAGCTATTAGCTGTCTTTTTCAACTTTAAGTTTAGCTCAGGCAACTGAACACTTTCTGTTTGATCAACTTTGGTTTTTGCCGTCTGTTTATCCAATAGAGATGGCAGTCAAATGTGATAATGATTTTTGATTCTTTTCATGGTTTCTTCTTGTCAATCTTTGTATTGACTTGTGAAAAAATAAACCTTAATGACTTCTCCAAccgtttttgtcgggttttttgttttattcctttCGGGTGTTTCTTAAGACCTAAGAACGAAGACCCAATAGACTAAAAGAAGGCCCCTTGGACCCGGGGGAGGGttactcccagaaaaattgggtgggTGAGGCAAACCAAAATTGAACTCAAGTTCATCAGggattcacagtaaatttccccctataataaaataattgtgtaagtttgagaggggaaataacaacaactaactgcctcatttatTAATTCATATATATTAtggggaaatttactgtgaatcgccgatcaacttgagcatagtgacgcAATTCTCACTGCAGGAAAAATGTGCGATcctcctcagagcttgccatataaaggtccttccaattcagctgaatggcggggttggttcagtggcctagtggtaaggcatctgaccggtaaccaggagacccgggttcgattcccggctgaacacattttcactcatttcctttgttgtatcaatttctgttcccatcatacactactaattatatatagatatatatatttaacaaatagattccatgttgccgtgcatctgttcagtaatagatcacagatgacgtcaaaatgtggtaagaacaaaaaagtggcacacgaggcgatagccgagtgtgtcactgatattcttaccacattttgacgtcttctgtgatctattactgaacagacccacggcaacatggaatctatttgttttatatataataaagaattaaactttattcgcataaaagctgatggtgacgtcaatcgtgcgtctgtcctctaatagatcgtaggcaagaaccaatcaaaatccgtgaataacttgggttattatataaatatatataactTGTTGTATGAAGAGTGCTGAAGTTTACTGCTACTGGCTAGTGATTACATcattggatttccagccttcttCATACAAAAAGTATAATTATTTAGTAGTTAGACTGTGAATAACATTTGGATGATCCAATGTgtgtcctgttcctgaatgttaactAAGGCCGaggaaccccgtggctaacccaaggctgctgcctaacggtcgcctgGGCCGCCTTATTTGCTCACGCAggtgaccaaatttctgaacaagtagcccgaacGTCTTTTTTTTcactactaacttttaatgttgggaGCCCGAaggctcctggaaaattttcttaggcaccAGCGGTGTAACCAGTatcttcactgattgctctgttgccagcagggttgtcgtgatggtgcagtggttagcacacccgactagtaaccagggggacgtgggttcgattcccactcacggcatatatgtttttcattcacaaaggatcagtcagtagtagttcactgctactggctagtgactacatcgctggatttccagccttcttCATACAAAAAGTATATAtagtatatataattataaCGGTGTAGGAGTAGATTATTTGTTCAAAGACAGCGATCCCTACTCTGAGTAGCGAATTTGATGTTTTTGAACAAATAATCTAATCCTATACCATTATAATTGTACATAGCTCTAGTTTAAcaactattgagcactttatagCTTATATGCagttttcatatatatatatatatataaaaacgAATAGACTAAGATGAAGTTGCTTCGCTTATCTTTGGAGTGCTCAATGCAAGAATTTTGCAGagcaaaatacaaatgtaagaaggaaagtattacTAGTTACTCGAGTTTCACGCTCAAGGCGATCATCAGTCTGATGATCGCCTTGAGTGTGAAATTCGAGTAACTAgtaatactttccttcttacatttgtatatatatatatatatatatatataatatactTACTATACAGTATAATATTATATACTAGGTATGTTTCTGTCGCAATAAAGCCATCTGATGATCGCATACACTGTGAGAGTGAAGCTCAGAGTTACGGGCAACCTATGTTTTATCTTTGATTTTCTCTTGTGGTAgatatatataatttatatagagagagagagtgtaggagagaaaccctgacaatgcacaccccaaataatcatacttttaacttgaataaatgtttgaaagaaaatttgccctgagcgggatttgaagcCACGTCCCCCCGTTACTGGTCAggtgtgataaccactacaccaccaggacaaccatgctggcaacacagccatcgaagaagtgatttacgtggttagggtgtgggcctcccgggaaattatatatatacatcttatttgatggtttaacatataatacccgcggatattttgcaagttgcatagtatttttccgagcccagcaggggcgaggaaaattACGAGTAGTGACCAAAATATCCACgagtattataataattatgttaaccatcgaataagagatttattattccactacaaaaaattaatgtgttattttgcttcaaattttttcagtaagagtgttttaaaaaaagcatcatctgtccttcagggcacATGAGAACGATGTAAATAGCacaaaagccagccaaatgtccttatttgactggataaacaaaatgacgagtgacaagcgatcaCAAACCAAATTCTTTAAATTCTCAGTCTTTGcatcatgttgaaaacaatttctttcattgagaAACTCCCATTCCTTCCATATTTGCTGTTATAAACCGGTCAAACcaggacactacagtgtattaccgtctcatattttgcgcattctcttgaccaaatatggtaaaatggcgtaatagtggaataataaattatatatatttcaaTAATCATCATCAAATTATCCTCCTACAATCCATTAATGCATGATCCTGTCATTAAAAGACGTCTGTCTGTAAATTCAGAGAATGTGATTGTTGCATGTCAGTTGAAGGTTTACCATATTTAAAATCAACTTTCTCTCAAGAGTCCACAGTCTGCTTAAGCCATGAGGCTGTGGCCAGACTTTTCACATAGACGAGGCAAGATCTGCGATTACAGAAACAGAGAGCCGCTAGGAGGGGCCTGGGGGCATCCCCCCTTCAGAAAATGTGAAATCTAGAAACTCTGAGATGCTATTTTCAACAGCTTTTGTCACATATTTCTTCAGAAGAGTCAATCTTGTTCAAGTGTAAAATGACACTGTTTTATTCCTTTTCAGATACTATTGGGCAAGTGATATTCATTAATTTGTTTAATCTTTCACAACCCAATGGCAAATGTTTTCTGTGGATTATTTTCCCAGGCAACTAAACCAATGATTTTTggggttttttaaaatttgctagAGGCAacaaatgagcaccttttcttCTCACAGTAACAATACTTGAATCTTGATTTGTTTACAAGGAGCCAATAGACAGTTTGGTCATTCAGAGGccgtgtggcccagtggttagggcgcttgcctcgagatccggagatcccgggttcaagaaccgctctaaccactcgttgaatttgatcctggtagtccctgattcaactgcccagctgcacttgtaaatagccaactggttttcctccggccagttgggattcttaacagttgttgttgttgttctgttctgtcgtttcgttgtgtttcattggccctgaaaagccccgatggggagcggtcaattaagtatgtattgtattgtattattcaGGTCATTCGCtttgaaggtgagattccacAGTATTATGAAAAGTGAAGAAATAgttcttttcttcttctcaCATGACACTTAACATGGACTTAAGATTTTATAACATCAATCCAGATTTCACACATTTAACACAATTTCGAAATGTACATTAAAACCTGCCAGCCTCATCAAGGCAACTTGTTTGAACATATCGCATCAATTCGTCTTTTTTTGTGTGCGCTGTGTTCTTGATATAAATATGCCTGACATCCGTAAAGCCAATTAAACCAAATATATCTTTTAAGTAAGGCACTTGATAGTCCAATGCTTTCATTTGCCCGGTAGAGTAGTCACCCCCAGACGAGGTTATCAACATTAAGCTTCTTCCAGTAAAGAGACCTTCTGGGCCATCGGGAGTTTCCCTAAATGTTAAGCCCGGTTGCACAACACAATCGATGTACTGTTTCAAGACATAAGGAATACTGTAATTCCACATTGGACTTGAAACTACGAGCTTATCTGCAGAAAACAAAGTTTTGATCATTTGTTCCACTGGTTCAAAGGTAAGCTTGTCGGTTTGGTCGGCGTCACCAGTTACCATTCTCATTTTACTTGCTACGTGCGATAAATCGTACTGTAAAAGATTCTTATCCCAAAGATTGACCTCTTTAATGACATGACGACGATTTTTGGATCTATATGCTCTGAGGAACGTTCTGGATGCAATGCCGGTCCATGATCTCATATCTGAACCTGACGAATTCAGATGTAGTATCTGTACATTACCACTGCCTTTTTGGAGGTCTTCACTGGACTTGATTTCTCCTGAAAACGCTGAAATAAATGAGCAGTGTCTATTGGGCTTTAACAATGCAGCCTTTGGCCCTTTTCTCCATCCAAAGATGCGATGACAGTAAGAATGGCCTGGAAAGAACAATTTTGTCATCATCAAACTGCACATGTTGCATGGAATGTTGACGGTTTTATTCcgactcgttcccagggtttttcCTGCGGGATATTCAATGAGGCGGACATGGCCAACCGGCTTCGTGGCAATTGTTTATTTGCGGAGAAATTCATAATtcaaacggttttttttttttttttgttcaatgtCCAGATCCATGTTCAACATTCATACGGAAATGTTTAACATTCAAGCGAACAATCAAGATTATCAACTGAAGACAGATTCATGATCATCAAGACATCTCGTCATTCACGCCTATTTGATGCCAGTCACCATCTTGCTAAATTATGAATTATTTTCAGAACCTGTATCACATTCAGAGCCAATTCTAAAATTTCTTAATTTGTTACAATTTTGTGATCTAATTCGGCTGTGtcgaaaagtgggacggggacttGGGGACAGGGGACTCGGAgtcgtggggacgtggggactaaGGGACTCAGGGACATGGGGACATGGGGACCTCGGGATCTTGAAACTTGGGGACGTGGAGACGCATTTTCGAACTAAAGAATTTCAGCAATGAGAGAACATCGTAACGTAAAAAAGGAGTTGAATTGCTTATTACAGTACTGAGTAATTAAATTACTTTCTTCAGTTTGAACATCctcttaaggtggcttactacagttttccgaagatcAGTGTTTTGGAGTCTGTGAAATTTAAGCTACAGgaagtctcttctgaagtgttagtctctgcaattgatgtaaaatgtaattttatcgaacaaataaatgcaaatcaggggaaaatgctaaacatagtgaccgagctcctggaggggggactggaaactagacacttcaaaggcttttttctcgAAAACCAGCCGTACAACcccacctcaaaatttcaggatttccgaaagcgagaaaaaataattatgtagagaaatctgccagacaggtttttcacacatgacaaaaacgtcgattttcgtctattttaataataactgaaaaactgtctgataacactttttgaaaaaatgttgacggttttgtctacaagttgtttactaattcgcaaaattttaaccctggttgtaaggctaggttttgagaaaaaggcctttgaaatgtctagtttccagtcccccctccaggaagTCCGTCACCATATTAAGCCcctgatttgtatttatttgttgggtaaaattacattttacatcaattacagtgaccaacacttcacaagagacatcattttgctttaatttcacagatttcaaaattttgatatattttcttcggataactgtagtaagccaccttaaatgcACTATACTTTGCccagaga harbors:
- the LOC137975158 gene encoding FMN-dependent NADH:quinone oxidoreductase-like, translated to MCSLMMTKLFFPGHSYCHRIFGWRKGPKAALLKPNRHCSFISAFSGEIKSSEDLQKGSGNVQILHLNSSGSDMRSWTGIASRTFLRAYRSKNRRHVIKEVNLWDKNLLQYDLSHVASKMRMVTGDADQTDKLTFEPVEQMIKTLFSADKLVVSSPMWNYSIPYVLKQYIDCVVQPGLTFRETPDGPEGLFTGRSLMLITSSGGDYSTGQMKALDYQVPYLKDIFGLIGFTDVRHIYIKNTAHTKKDELMRYVQTSCLDEAGRF